ATTACCTTCACGATAAGTTGTGATAATCTTTCCGAACAGTCCAAGGGACATTTAAAGAACGAGACCGTAACAAATCCACAACATAAGTTGAATCACATTCTAGCCAAAGCTTTATCACAGATAATATATACTGCTATAATCGCAGCTCGCAACTCAGCAACATGCCGCAAAAGTGTTAGATGGAGGGAAAGTAAGCACACTATGGGGGAAACCCCTGTGATTTCTAAATAGGCCTCCAGAAACCCCGGTACTAGGAGCACCCAAAATCGAGGCAGAAATCAGAAAACATACAGAATGCATGGTGCCTGTGCAACGCGGCCCTGTAAGCGAATTCAGAAAAACACGCCGCTCCTGAACCTTGTTGACCATTGTTCCCAAGTTCAAAAAATTTGCTTCACGAAGACTTTGCTAAAGAAAACGGAGAGCTAAATGAATATTCAGATGCTCGTCATAAAAATAGCTTTATTTCTCAATTGCCAAATAAGCCAAAAATAATTAACAATAGTCGCAATCCAAAGATTCCAAAATCGGGAGCTCATAGTAACATGAAGAGCATAATAAAGAAATCGGGAGCTCATATAACCTGTCCAGATGCAGAAATCCAAAGATTGCCGCCTCTACTCACTGGTCGTATATGGGCAACAATATTATGCGAAAGCGAAACAAGCAAGGTCTAactatcataaaaaaaaaaccatccaTTTTACTAGTGATATAACGCTGAGTCGAAATAGACATCACCCATAGGAGGGACAATCTAACGGTCAGTGTAAAAATTAAGAGTCGAACTCTCCCCAAAGAGCGACGGAGATACTAACCCTAatttttattatctctaacaccaatcaacaaataaaaatggaGGGATATGTACACGTATACATACCATTAAAGGATTAATACATATAGAAAATTAACATACAATAATCATGCAAATATAATGGAGTTAATGAGAGAATACATGAATGAATAAAACTTTTCTTTAAGCAAAGCAAAAGAAGAAGGTGGGTTCCCACTAGTATagtacattaattaattaattaattattattgtaTGATAATAAGTTAGGAGAATCTTAGTTTCTTTTCACATATCCAAAATCtctataaataaataacatCATCTCAACTATGTGCTCCATGAGTTCACTTTGTGTTTCTTTCCAAACTAAACCTTTCTTTCTCTTCCCCATACTTGCTAAAAACACTATCATCATTTCCTCTTCAttatcataaataaaaatattgctATTAGTAGCGGAAAATGTCGTCTGAGGCGAATAATGCTGGGGCGGTTGTTTCGTACCCTGTTCGCTCTTCTAACTGTCTCATCAAACTCAACAACGTTTATCCTATTACATTAAAGGTTTGTTTGCTTCTCAATTTACTCTATATATAATCTTTGTTTTCTATGTATGTTCTTTGAAATCCTCTCCCACTTAGGGGCGGTGCGTTGACCGAAACTCTAaagaaatgacaaaaaaaaaaaaaaagatttaccGACAGATTGTTTGGTCGCTACATGTATAATGTCATTATTGTAACGAAATTAGTATCACTGATGAAGTTTGCAACGACATTGTCCGATGTTGATGTTTATTCCCAAATAAAACTATAGTATTTGTTTTGGGTTCCGTCACTGCTCCCACTCAATCTCTATTATAGTCCTGAATCGGTTCTGCTCTAGAACCTTTTCGGTTTTCGTATTATTGACGAAATTTGCAACGACATTGTCCAATGTTTATTTTTGGTCCCAAAAAAAATATGTAGTATTTGTTTCTGGCTCTGTCACTATTTCCATTCAATTTGGAAAAATTTTACTATGATCTCGGACCAAAGTGGTCCAGTATTGCTTAGATGTTGCCACATGAGCATCATTTGTTTTGTTGCGAGACTACTGTAGAACTTCTCTTTAATCTCTTGATCCGTAATATTgtagaatactaattaatttgtTCTCAATTGTTATTTTTCCAACAGTTTGAGGAAATCGTGTACAAAGTGAAATTGGGTGAAAACGGATCATCATGCTGCGGAGGCGAATGGGGGACAAAAGAAAAGACAATATTAAATGGAATAACCGGTATGGTATGTCCAGGTGAAATTCTAGCAATGTTAGGCCCATCGGGGAGCGGAAAAACAACCCTCTTAACCGCACTAGGCGGGCGTCTCAACGGAAAACTATCAGGCAAAATCAGTTACAACAACCAACCATTTACCGGCGGAATAAAGCGACGAATAGGATTCGTCGCGCAAGACGACATCCTATACCCACATCTAACCGTCACCGAAACACTCATGTTCACCGCACTACTCCGGCTACCGAAAACCCTAAACCACGACGAGAAATTAGAACACGTGGAGCGTGTGATAGCCGAATTAGGACTCAACCGGTGCGAAAACAGCATGATCGGGGGGCCATTGTTTAGAGGGATATCAGGAGGGGAGAAAAAGAGAGTGAGTATTGGACAGGAAATGTTGATAAATCCGAGTTTGTTGCTTTTAGATGAACCGACGTCGGGGTTAGATTCAACGACGGCTCAGAGGATAATTACGACGGTAAAAAGGCTAGCTAGTGGAGGACGTACGGTGGTGACCACCATTCATCAGCCGTCAAGTCGGCTTTATCATATGTTTGATAAGGTTGTCTTGCTTTCAGATGGCAGTCCTATCTATTATGgtccttcttcttctgcttTGGATTACTTTTCTTCTATTGGGTTTTCTACCTCCATCACCATTAATCCTGCTGATCTCTTGCTTGATCTTGCTAATGGTAATTTTTTCACTTTCTACTActttcactcactttcactaATACTAtaccttttattttttgacacgATAATATGATTTATAGACACAATTATATAAATAGATTAGGGGGGTCCCGAAATTGGTCCAGAAAATCGATTGACTACTAAATTTATTGAGTGTCTTGTTAGCTAATAaaagttgcttaaaatgatTTATTTGTTGCCTCAATTTGTTTAAAGCGAATTATTGACTAATGAATTTTCTTATAGAAATTTTAGAgacacaatatatatatatatatatatatatatatatatatatatatatatatatatatatagtgcaTATAGAAGGCTTAATATAATAGGGTTCCAAGTTTGGTCTAAAAAAATCGATTGACTTCTGAATTTACTGAGTGTCTCGTTAGATCATAgaatttgcttaaaatgatcggtttgtaagctcaatttgatTAAAGTGACTTATTGGCTTATGAACTTGCTTACATTTTATAgttgcttaaagtgatatacattttaatttttcaaaatttttttgTGTTCAGCTATATGAACTTAAATAGTTAATTATATCcctttaaacaaattcatgaGACTAATAAGACATTTTGTAAGTTCAGAAGGTCAATCGGTTTTTTAGGTCAATTTCAAACTTTTTGTAACATATTaagtttatataaaatataatacgATTATGACATGACAACTCATTTTAATATTTCTAACGGATTTCTAAGTAATATACATTTTATTGGTGAGATCATTGCACCCGATCCGCTGTATaacttttttattaatattttatgacATTTTTGATCTATTTAATTTGATATAGTTGAATCACTGGTAGTCAATTTTGGtggaataaaaaaaacaaaaccgtACATGTTGTGAATTGGATTCTTTAATATTAAGTAGTGGGGGAAATGTGATGGCCCACTCAAAGTGCTACTTAAACTTGTAGCTATCACTAAATGGAGTATATATAAGCAAACCCCACTTCTACCCTAAGAATAATACTTCCAtcataacttgcttattttattattcttttttaattaattataatccccatttcttaattaatcaaTTCGGAAGGGACCCGCTTTTTAAAATTCGTCGCAAACACATGTCATTTTTTGGGTGAGATTCCAGTCCCCGTATAATATTAACAAGTgtattgaaaatgaaaatgcaGGAATAGCCCCAGATTCAAAATCTACAACAGAGTACGGTGAGAATATTGAGAAAGAACAGAAGTCGGTGAAAGAAGCTCTTATTTCTGCTTATGAAAAGAATATCTCCACAACATTGAAAGCCGAGCTTTTCAATGTGGACTGCAATTACACTAATAAAGATGCCTCTTCGAGTACGTGTAAATTTCGATCTTGATTTGGACTAAATTAATCCGTTTGCTGGCGATTTTTAATGATAAGTATTGATAATTTTTACTTTTAGGAGGATTTGATTCAAAGTCAGAGCAATGGTGCACAAGCTGGTGGCATCAATTCAAAGTGTTGTTCCAACGTGGACTAAGGGAAAGAAGATTTGAATCTTTTAATAGATTAAGGATTTTCCAAGTCATCAGTGTTGCTGTTCTTGGTGGACTTCTTTGGTGGAATACCCCTTCTTCTCATATTCAGGATCGGGTAAGTTTCGAACTTTACCTTTCAGTTTAAACTTTTCGAATTTTAAATAGTATCTGCACCTTTTAAACTACGAAACTAAAATCCGTATTCGGGTTGTGAGTTCACTGGTTCATATCGCTGGTTGTTGTTATTTACTGTTTGCTAATACTATTAGTTGTTTATCATTATTGATAGCTAATAGTTCTCAGCTGATTTTGCTTCTAAAACAGCTATAATGTGCTCTTATTTACTGTTTGaagtaaaacaataaaaatgagCTATGAAAAGGAGAATAAAACAGACACTAAATTTGACAATAGGTTTTTCGGAAACAACAATTTAACATCTATTATCTACGGTGATATGATAATGTGTCATGGTAGAAAAACTAGCTCAATTATGTTCTAATACCGTCAAAAAACTTATCAATAATTTCTCGGAATTTGATTCgatgaaaaaaaattcatagaTATTTACTTGAAAGGGATAAAATATAGAAATATttccaattcaaattaaattggaataaaacatgttttttttatgaaagttttaatttttatatttagtacACGGCTCCAAAAATGTTTAAGATGGTCATGTTGAGAACATATTTTCTTATGAATGCAGATTGCTTTGTTATTCTTCTTCTCCGTGTTCTGGGGTTTCTACCCGCTCTACAATGCAGTGTTCACATTTCCACAAGAAAGAAGGATGCTCATAAAAGAAAGAGCATCTGGAATGTATCACCTCTCATCCTATTTTCTTGCAAGAACATTTGGTGATCTACCACTCGAACTCGCGCTTCCAACTGCATTCGTCTTCATAATCTACTGGATGGGAGGACTTAAACCGGACCCGATGACATTCATCCTTTCACTTCTAGTTGTTCTTTACAATGTTCTTGTCTCGCAAAGTCTCGGACTGGCCATCGGAGCAATCCTTATGGACATAAAACAAGCTACAACATTGGCTTCGGTAACAACTCTAGTGTTCCTCATTGCGGGCGGATACTATGTTCAACAAATTCCGGCTTTTATAGTGTGGCTCAAGTATTTAAGCTACAGTTATTATTGTTACAAGCTTCTTCTCGGTGTTCAATACAGTGAAGACGACACGTATGAATGTTCGAAAGGAGTTCTATGTCGGGTTGGGGATTTTCCGGCGGTGAAATCGATGGGTTTGGATAATTTGTGGATGGATGTTTGTGTTATGGCTTTGATGTTGGTTGGTTATAGATTGATTGCTTATCTAGCTCTTCATAGAGTTCAATTGaggtaaaaaaagaaaagttaattAGTAGAGTTAATGTATGTTTTAACAAAGAAAGGTAACATAGTTTGAAGAGTTTTCACCTTCTTCAAACTTATATTGGAATAAATACCATAATGTTAAATTATTGCCTTTAATTGATGTTGTAGTGACTTTTATTTTACATTTCTTACTACATTATTCCGCTAACATCACGCCTCAAGCTGATATCGAAGAAAAACTATAGATCGAAAGTAAAGTAATGGGAATCGTGTAATTGAaagaatataattatttttcctTTATCTTAAAATATCATTGGATCTCGTAATTCAggtaaatattataaatacaatttataatatataaatgattttttatatataattgtgATGAGGACACTTTGTCCCTGGACGCGGGGCGTGAgagaggacacgcggggcgtgactccGGAGCCAAGAGAAAGGAGGAAACCACGTGGGAAGAGGGGTCTCTTAGGcattccacgcggggcgtgttgtccagcacgcggggcgtggatcgAATCTTCAAAGAGAACCAGTTCCAGGAGCtcgaacacgcggggcgtgcctcctcatatgcggggcgtatcaaGACCCACGCGGGACGTGTCCCGCCTGGAGTAAACTTCTTTACCAAGTTCTCCATACTTGggaccactccctatttacaactctaccactccttatttacaagcatgccacccctttaccattaaccctactttaccctttagatttgtattttaattagctagataatttacccttttgtaatttgccaattaggtttttgagatgatataaattcatctctttctcattGTAATAGGAACTTTTATGAAATACAATTTATCATTttcttccttgtgaagtttgttaaggttttatccttcaacaatggggatttcactattcctatggatttagtccatgaattaggatccactccttctagtttagctagataagttgttagcatttgtgagtttacggtttaaaactctcagtggatTCCGCGCTACATCAAATTGATATAATTAATGTATTTAAAACAAGAATaatacaataataaaaaatattacataataataaaacattacatgataatataataataaaaattctaTACTATACATATAATTAATTACAAATCGATTTATTTGAATGCATTAGAATTGATATGAGTAAGGAGAAAATGATAATTGATATatcatgatttttttgtaattttttaatattgacTTTTATTTATGTTCtattgttatttttatataatttatttcataaatgaaatgtttttattttttaagatttcattaatttttcttaataattttttatataatttattaagttAAAGACTGATAATGAAtccaaaaaatttaattttttagataatttattaaaaaaaataatgaaaataattttgatattaaaatattaattggttctacaaattgaaaatgaatattaattaaaaattaattgtaCTTAAATGTGCAATTGAATGAATGTTAAAAAATTTGTAAGAAGTCAACTGATGGTGATGGAAGGTCAAAAAAAGATCTGACAGAcaataattatatttcttaCTTTTGATCTGcagttgatttttattttatgtaacagtgaaaagggaaattttttttttttgcagttgaATAAAACTCTTCTAGTCAAAAGTGAGAAGATTACTATtgttcattcaaaaaaaaaggaaaaaaaaattattattgttaaattaaaaagtaaagAATTATTAAGGACAATTATCTCCAAAAGGTAAAGTTAATAATTGgtgcttttatttattttatgctatTAATAATTACTTTGGAAAAACTCTTGTCTCCATTTTGGTTACTATTTTCATGTGAAACTAAAACCAGTCAATGCTTCATAATTCTCttcaaaataatatcaaaactTTAGTTAGAAAATGTGTTTCACCAGTTTCGAATTTAGAAATcggataaattaaaaaaaacaataataataattaaaagaaCATTCAACCAATATacaataatatttataaaaaatttcaaaaaaatagtATTTATAATTAGTTTGATCTTAGTCCGTTTAGTTTACCTGTTATTTACTGTTGGAAAAAAACTGGTTTCGAAAAAGCTGAGATTAtatacttttataaaaaaactacttttcagcTATGAAAGGTGAATAGgaagtgtctaaccaaacacttataCGTCTCCATTTTGGGGTGAAATTGTGAAAATGTAAACACGATGGGGAAATAGAGTAACCAAATACCTCCTAAAAGTTCCCTTTAGATATACTAATTTATACACAGGTcaatgaatatttaaaattattattttcaaaattaagatTGAGTTAAGTAGTTAAGGATTTTATGTTGTTTAAGTTAGAAATCTTGATTTCGAGGGGAAATTTATAAAACCAGTTCAATGGAAATgacatttatatttttagactCATTTAGACATATGTTACCAAACTAGACTCTTCCAAtatatttttccaaaaatacccttattCGCACAAATCCCACACCTTCTCAACGATGTTTGATTTTGTCGTGATGTAGCATGGATTGAATGTGTTATGTTATGGTTAATGTTAATCGGTATAATGATGATTTTCGAACTAATTTGAGTTGTATTTGTGTGATTTATTGATTTAAAAGTCAAAATATTTGAAAAACAGTTTCAGAAAAGTATACTCAGTAAAGTTGAAATGCAAAATACAACTTGGTTTTGGTAAAGCAAGTAAAGTCACGATATATACAATTAAGGAATGATCTCCTACAACTGATCTGATAAATCCCATGTGAGCTCATATGCTATGTGTATAGCTTAACAGTATTTGGTTCTTAATTTTACTTCCGTATTTGATGATTTTGCATATTTTATGATCAAAACCCATTCATTTTAGTTTCTCATAAGGTGGGGGAAATTtgggaaaaattacaaaacttgtccaaaattatGAATGCTTAAAAGAAAAGCGCTCGGACATTATCCAATTATTTTGGGAAAAATTTACAAAACTTATGTAATTTTGAATgcttaaaagaaaaacaaaatggaTCACGAGCCGTTGAAGTCACAAGAAGTTGAAAATTTGAGACTTAACgtgttagttttttttaaagcaGTCCATGTGTTGCCGTCGCATGATTTTAGAGATGCAGCGTGAATTGATTCTTGAAATTGATTTGGCAGTgggttgaagaagatgagggGTTTATGAGggtatttttagaaaaatatattgAAAGAGTCTAATTTAGTAGGATACATTTAAATGagtctaaaaatataaatagacATCTCCATTAGGTGAGGTTTGTAAATTTCCCCGATTTCGAATCTTAATATATGCATTAAAATTTTAAGATTAATACCTATTTACACCCTTAAATTTAGCAATTTTTGTCTATTggcaccctaaacttttaaaataatctatCACGTCTATCGTTACCTTTAAAAATCTATTACATACCTATAGTTGATTTTAAAAACTGATCATAtacctatagttggctcattcagACCATCTACACATAAAATCATCGACCTGTCATCTTTGATAGATGAGGTGACATATACGTgctatagaaaaaagaaaagcgtGTGAGTTTGTTTTGTATGCCGCGCGCCTCAACTGTCAAAGATGACAGATCAATGATTTTGTACGCAAGAGGTCCaaatgagccaactataggtt
The sequence above is drawn from the Euphorbia lathyris chromosome 6, ddEupLath1.1, whole genome shotgun sequence genome and encodes:
- the LOC136233624 gene encoding ABC transporter G family member 14, with product MSSEANNAGAVVSYPVRSSNCLIKLNNVYPITLKFEEIVYKVKLGENGSSCCGGEWGTKEKTILNGITGMVCPGEILAMLGPSGSGKTTLLTALGGRLNGKLSGKISYNNQPFTGGIKRRIGFVAQDDILYPHLTVTETLMFTALLRLPKTLNHDEKLEHVERVIAELGLNRCENSMIGGPLFRGISGGEKKRVSIGQEMLINPSLLLLDEPTSGLDSTTAQRIITTVKRLASGGRTVVTTIHQPSSRLYHMFDKVVLLSDGSPIYYGPSSSALDYFSSIGFSTSITINPADLLLDLANGIAPDSKSTTEYGENIEKEQKSVKEALISAYEKNISTTLKAELFNVDCNYTNKDASSRGFDSKSEQWCTSWWHQFKVLFQRGLRERRFESFNRLRIFQVISVAVLGGLLWWNTPSSHIQDRIALLFFFSVFWGFYPLYNAVFTFPQERRMLIKERASGMYHLSSYFLARTFGDLPLELALPTAFVFIIYWMGGLKPDPMTFILSLLVVLYNVLVSQSLGLAIGAILMDIKQATTLASVTTLVFLIAGGYYVQQIPAFIVWLKYLSYSYYCYKLLLGVQYSEDDTYECSKGVLCRVGDFPAVKSMGLDNLWMDVCVMALMLVGYRLIAYLALHRVQLR